The Streptomyces lienomycini sequence GAGGCGGGTCTGCGGGAGCTGGGCGTCACCAGGAACGTGGTTCTCGTGGCCCATTCCCAGGCAGGTGAGGTCGCCACGTACTTCACCCGGGACAACCCACGTCTCGTCTCCGGCGCGGTCCTCATCGACGCGAGCCTGCCCCAGCTCTACACCGACGAGCAGATCGCCCGACTGGTCGCCGCCACCGCACCGCAGGTCGAGGCGGCGAGGAAGGACACCTCGAAGAAGGCCAACCGCCAGCTCATCGCCACCGCGGAGAGCTACGTCCCCCTGCACGAGGCCTACCACGAGGTCACCTGGCCCTCGTCCGTCCCCGCCACCGTCGTCGTCTCCGAGAAGACACCCTTCGACGGATCGCCCCAGGACGCCCGGCGCTGGCGCGAGGCCGCCGCGGAGTTCGCCGCCGCGGCACCCAACCGGGCCCTGGTCACCGCGTGGGGCAGCTCCCATGCGATCCCTCACGACCGCCCCGGCCTGGTACTCGAGGAGATCGAGAGGATGCTCGGCAGACTCTCCTGACGGGTCCCGGAGTCGGGGCCCGTGGGGAACGGAACGCTGCCCAACGGCGAGGCCCCGACGGCGACGTGGTCCGGCATGGCCTCTCGCCCGCGTGACGGGGTGAACGTGATCACTGCGCTTCTTGGCCGACCCCCATCCGAGTGCATCCCATGTGAACCGGCCCGCGTGTCGTTTGCCCCAGGAGTCGTGCCGCGCTCCGTATCGCGAGGATGAACCCGAACATCACCTCATGCAGCGGGAGACATACGCGCCGTGACCACAGTCCACGAGCCTCCGAGGCCCGAAGCCGGCGAGTACTACTCGGACGAACTGCCCCTTCGGGGCAAGACGCCCGGCAACGTAGTGATCAAATGGTTGACGACCACTGACCACAAGACGATCGGCACGCTGTATCTGGTGACGTCGTTCGCGTTCTTCCTGATCGGCGGCGTGATGGCGCTGGTCATGCGCGCCGAGCTGGCCCGACCCGGTCTGCAGATCGTGTCGAACGAGCAGTACAACCAGGCGTTCACGATGCACGGCACGATCATGCTGCTGATGTTCGCGACGCCGCTGTTCTCCGGCTTCGCGAACTGGATCATGCCGCTCCAGATCGGCGCTCCGGACGTGGCCTTCCCCCGGCTGAACATGTTCGCCTACTGGCTGTACCTGTTCGGCTCGACGATCGCGGTGGGCGGGTTCCTGACCCCGCAGGGCGCGGCCGACTTCGGCTGGTTCGCCTACAACCCGCTGTCCAACGCGGAGCACTCGCCGGGCCTGGGCAGCGAACTGTGGATCATGGGTCTGGCCTTCTCCGGCTTCGGCACCATCCTCGGCTCGGTCAACTTCATCACCACGATCATCTGCATGCGCGCGCCGGGCATGACCATGTTCCGGATGCCGATCTTCACCTGGAACGTGCTGCTGACCGGTGTGCTGGTCCTGCTGGCCTTCCCGGTGCTGGCCGCGGCCCTGTTCGCGCTGGAGGCCGACCGCAAGTTCGGTGCCCACATCTTCGACTCGTCCAACGGCGGGGCGCTGCTGTGGCAACACCTCTTCTGGTTCTTCGGGCATCCAGAGGTGTACATCATCGCGCTGCCGTTCTTCGGCATCGTCAGTGAGATCATCCCGGTCTTCTCCCGCAAGCCGATCTTCGGCTACATGGGTCTGATCGGCGCGACGATCGCGATCGCGGGCCTGTCGGTGACGGTGTGGGCGCACCACATGTACGTCACGGGCGGTGTGCTGCTGCCGTTCTTCTCCTTCATGACCTTCCTGATCGCGGTTCCGACCGGTGTGAAGTTCTTCAACTGGATCGGCACCATGTGGAAGGGATCACTCAGCTTCGAGACACCGATGCTGTGGTCCACCGGCTTCCTGATCACCTTCCTCTTCGGTGGTCTGACCGGTGTCATCCTGGCCTCGCCGCCGCTGGACTTCCACGTCTCGGACTCGTACTTCGTGGTGGCGCACTTCCACTACGTGGTGTTCGGCACCGTGGTGTTCGCGATGTTCGCCGGCTTCCACTTCTGGTGGCCCAAGTTCACCGGCAAGCTGCTGGACGAGCGCCTCGGCAAGATCACCTTCTGGACGCTGTTCATCGGCTTCCACGGCACCTTCCTGGTCCAGCACTGGCTGGGCGCCGAGGGCATGCCGCGCCGCTACGCCGACTACCTGGCCGCGGACGGCTTCACCGCCCTGAACACGGTCTCGACGATCGCTTCCTTCCTGCTGGGCCTGTCCATGCTCCCGTTCCTCTACAACGTGTGGAAGACGGCCAAGTACGGCAAGCCGGTCGGGGTGGACGACCCGTGGGGCTACGGCCGTTCGCTGGAGTGGGCGACGTCCTGCCCGCCGCCGCGGCACAACTTCTGCACCCTGCCGCGCATCCGCTCCGAATCGCCCGCCTTCGACCTGCACCACTTCGACCTCACCTCTCTGGATCAGAAGGAGAACACCGGCCGACGTGACGTCATCGACGCGGCGGGACACGAAGGCGAGCGGTCGTGAACCACAGCCGGCGCCGACACCTGCCCGCCGACACCGACACCATCGCCGCACAGGCGGAGGGCTATCTGCGGGCCCAGGCTCATTACGACGAGGCCCGCACCGAAGCGGAAGCGCTGTGCAGCCGCATGCCGTGGATGACCACGGCCCAGGCCGAGGACTTCACTCGGCACTACGTCGACCATCGGCTCGTCCTCGTGCGCGTCATGCTCAGCGCGACCGTGGCACGCGCGGGAGAACTGCGCCAAGAGTACGAAGGACGCTACCTCCACCTGCGGCGCGACCTACTCAGACGGCACGCAGCCGGGGTGTCGGTCGCGCTGGCCTCTGCTGCCGCCCTGCACACAGCGGCCTGGTTCTGGCTGCGGTAGACGTAGGGGGCTGGAGCCCACGGGCACTGCGGCCGTGCTTGCTGCCGATACCGGGCAACCTTCAGTTGATGATTTCGCCGCGGCCGTCCAGAAGGATCGCGGCCAGCCGGTCTCGCCACATCTGGAGGGCTTCGGGTGTCTGCCGCGTCCAGTCGGTGACCTCGCCGACGATCCGGAGCGGTTCCCCGCTGCGATAGGAGCGGGTGGGATTGCCGGGGAACTTCTTGTCCGTGACGTTGGGATCGTTCTCGAACTCCCCCGTCGGTTCGACGCAATACACTCGCGGGGTCCCGGCGCCGGCGGCGAGTTCGGCGGCGAGCCCCGCGCCGTCGCGCAACGCGGTGAAGTAGATGTGGTTCATCACGACTTCGGGTCGGTAGTTCGAACGGAAACCGGCGGTGAGGTGATCACCGACCCGCAGCTCGGCCTTTGTGCCGTAGAAGAACGGCCCCTCGTCCAACACCTCGTCCATCGACGCAGGTTATCAAGCCAAGCCGTCGCGAGCATGAGTTCCGTCAGCCCCGTACCCGGCGTCAGGCTGGCGTGGACTGGTGGGGTGCGGCCGGCTCGATGTGAGCTGTGCCCTGTCACTGGAACCGTTCAACGCCCCACCGCTGACGGTCCGCATCCCGGGATCGGCCGGGATGCGGACGGCAGGTGCGGATCCCGTCAGTGGCCCATGCTCCAGCCGTGGTCGCTCACGTTGGCGCAGCTGTTGCCGAAGGCCGGGTTGAGCAGACCGATGACGTTGACCGTGTTCCCACAGACATTCACCGGTACGTGGACCGGAACCTGCACCACGTTGCCCGAAGCCACGCCCGGGGAGCCGACCGCCGTGCCCTGGGCTCCGCTGTCTGCGGACGCGGCTCCGGCTCCGCCCAGGACCAGGGCACCGCTGACGGCGAGGAAACCGGCAGTCACGATCGCGCGCATCTTCATTTGGTTCTCCATCTCGTGTGCGTTCATTGGAGGGCCTGCCGTCGCCGTTCTGGTTCGGAACGCGGCGGCGACCGTAATCCGCGCTGGACGGCGAACCGGATTGCACGCGAGAGGGATGCTCATTCGAAAGAACCAACGCGGTCGAGTATCAAGCCGAGTATCGAACTTCGATACGCCCGGCAGGAAGGAAGATCGCCGGCGCCCGGCCGACGCAGGACGCGGTCGCACCACGCCCCGTCAATCCGTGGTGAACCGCAGGTACGGGGCGACGCTGCGCAGTTTCTCGCAGGTCTCCTCGATCTCCCGGTCCGGGCTGGACTGGGCGGTGACTCCCGCGCCCGCGCGCAGCCAGGTCTCCTCGCCGTCGCCGATGAGGGTGCGCAGGACGAGGGCGGCGTCGAGGGCTCCGGCGGTGCTGCCGCGGAAGACCGCGCCGCCGTACAGACCCCTGGGCCCTTCCTCGTGGCGGGCCAAGGCCTGGAGGGCGTCGCGCTTGGAGACACCGGTGGCGGTGATCGCGGGGAAGAGGGAGGCGAAGGCGTTCCACGGCCCGGCGTTCTCACGGAGGCGGCCCGTCAGCCGTGAGGCCAGGTGCTGCACCGAACCACGCGGCCGGACCGCCATGAACTCCTCGGCCACGACGGAGCCGGGCCGGCACACCGCGGCCATCTCGTCCCAGGCCTGGCGTACGGACACCGCGTGCTCGTGTATCTCCTTGGGATCCCTGAGCAGTTCCGCACGCCGCCGGTCGTTCTCCGCCGGGTCGAGTCCGTGTGCGCGGGTGCCGGCGAGGGGCTGGGTGCTGACCCGGCCGTTCTCCGTGATCTCCAGGACGGTTTCCGGGCTGAACCCGGCCGCCCGGTAGCCGCCGAGGTCCAGCAGGTAGGAACGGGCCGGGGTGTTGGACCGGCGTCCCGCGAGATAGGTCGCGGCGAAGTCCACGGCCGGTGCGGCGGGCAGCGGGACCTTCCGGGAGACCACGGCCTTCTCCAGGAGCCCGGCACGGATGTCCTCGACCGTCCGGGCCACCGCGCTGCCGTAGGCGGCGATGCCCGCGGCGATGACGCGTTCGGCCGCCTCCGGCGTCCTTCCGTCCGGCGGCGGCTGCTCGGCGCTCTCTTCGGCCAGCAGGTCCGCGACCTTGCGCAGCCACGCCTCGTCCACTGCGCGCACCACGGTGCCCTCCCTGGTGAAGGTCACCTCGACGGCCGGGACGAGGGCATGCAGCAGCGGCTGGTCCCCTGCGGCTTCGGGGTCGGCGTGCAGGAGGTGGGCGAGTTCGAAGGCTGCCCAGCCGTAGAAGGGACGTGCCCCCTCGGACGTGCCGTGCGTCGCGGACAGGGTGCTCAGCGCGGCGGCGAACGCGGGCACCGGTCGCCCCTCGGTGCGGGAGGTCCAGGTCCGCCCGGCGGCCCGCGCGGTGACGGAGTTCGCGTGTGCGGTGAGGCTGACGGCGGAACCCGCCGCGAAGTGCCAGACGCCGCCTTCCGCCTCGTACACGATGTACTGGTCGGTCAGGCGTGCCCGGGCGAGACGGGCGGCGGTGGCCGCGGGGTCGGGGCTGGGTTCCAGGGTGCTCGCGTGCGAGAGAGGCCGCACGGAGCGCGCCCAGGAGTCCCAGGTGTTACGGAGTCCGTTGCTCATCCGGTCGTGCCCCATCCTGTCGTGCCCTTCCTCTGCTGCCGGGTCCGACGGATCCGGGTGAATCGGTGCCTCCGGGTGCGGGTTCATGGCCGTGCTCCCTCCAGGCGCCAGCCGTGAGCGCGGGCCCGGCGCTGCCAGAAGGAGGCGTACGTGCCGCACGCCGTGATCAGGTCGTCGTGGGTGCCGCGCTCGGTGATCCGGCCGTTCTCCAGGACCAGGATCTGGTCGGCGTGGACGACGGTGCTGAGCCGGTGTGCGATGACCAGCAGCGTCTTGCGGTCGGCGAGGACGCGCACGGCCTCGGCGAACAGCGCCTCGTTCTCCTGGTCGAGCGCGGCGGTGGCCTCGTCGAGGACGAGGATCGGCGCGTCCTTCAGCAGGGCGCGGGCGATGGACACCCGCTGGCGCTGCCCGCCGGACAGCCGCGCGCCGCCCTCTCCCACCTTGGTGTCCCAGCCGTCGGGCAGTTCCCCGATCACCCGGTCGAGCCCGGACAGGGCGGCGGCCTCGGCCAGGTCGGCGGAGTCCGCGTCCGGGGCGGCGATCCTGACGTTCTCCTCGATCGTGCCGTCGAAGAGGTAGACGTCCTGGAAGACGAGCGAGACGTGAGCCGCCAGGTCGTCGGCGGTGATGTCGCGGACGTCGACGCCGCCGATGCGGACGGTGCCCTGCGTGGTGTCCCGGAAGCGGGCGATCAGCGAGGCGACCGTGGTCTTGCCGGCACCGGACGGGCCCACCAGCGCCGTCATACTGCGCTCGGGCAGGCGGAAGGTCACATCGTCCAGGACCGCGCGTTCGCCGGTCCCACCCGCACCGTAGCGGAAGGTCACCCCGGTGAACTCCACGCTCGCGTCATGGGGCGTCTGCGGCTCGGCGGGCTGGGGGAAGGGCGGTTCGTCGAGGACCGCGCCGAGCCGTTCCAGGGTGTTGCGGGCGATGCGCATGCCGGCGCCGGCCTCGGCGGCGGACGACACGCTGTCGATCAGGCGGACCAGCAGCACCAGGAGCGCCAGCAGCGTGGGCACGGTGAGCGACCCGTCGAGCTGCCAGGACACGCCGAGGGCCAGCAGCAGGGCGAAGACGAGCCGGGTGGCGAAGGTGAAGGAGACCAGGCCGGGCAGGCCGCGCACGATGAGCCGACGGTCGGCGCGCGCCTCGGCCACCAGGGCGTCGTCCAGCGCGCCGTAGCCCTCCGCGGTCCGGCCGAACGCCCGTAGGACCGGCTGGTTGCGGGTGTACTCCAGCACCCGGTCTGCGGACTCACCGATCGCGGCGTCACGGCCGAGGTCGAGCCGGCGCATCAGTGACGTGCTCCCCTGCTGGACGGCGTACAGCACGGGTGCGCAGACCAGGAGCACCAGGCCGGTGCGGACGTCGAAGAAGAACGTGGCCGCGATCAGGGTCACCGGGGTGAGGACGGAGCTGATGAACGGGCGCAGCAGGTGGGCCGGTGTGCTCATCACCTGGATGACGTTCTGCCCGGCGAGACGGCTGAACTCGGCGGTCCGGCCGGCGGTGAACCAGCCCAGCGGCAGGCGCAGCGCCTGGTCGGCCAGCCGCCGGTGCAGCACCCGGGAGAGCTGTGAGCCGACCGTGAACCCGCCGCTGAGAGCGGCCCCCTGGAGTGCCGCGTAGGCGATCACGCAGCCGGCGAACGCCGCCAGCCACGGCCGGACGTCGGCGGGGTCGGTCCCGAGCAGCGCCTTGAGGACGGGCACCAGAAGGGCGAAGGCGGCGCCCTGGAGTACGGCCGCGCCGCACTGGAGGAGCAGCAGCCGGTTCAGCGGCCGGGAGCCTTCCGGTCCCAGGACGCGGTAGAGCTGACGGATCATCGTGCGCTTCCCTCTCGGATGTCGGCCCCCGCGCGGGTGGGCCGCTGGTCCGGGACGCCGTCGGCGCCGTCCGGGTCCGCGTTTCGCTGGGCGTCCCACAGCGCGGTGTAGCGGCCCCCGGCGGCCAGCAGGTCGTCGTGGCGGCCCTGTTCGGTGACGCGTCCGTCCTCCAGCACCACGATCCGGTCGGCGGAGCGGACGGTCGACAGCCGGTGGGCGATGACGAGCAGGGTGCGGCCTGCCGCGAGCGCGGACAGGGCGTCCTGGATCAGTGCCTCGGAGTGCGGGTCGGCGTAGGCGGTCGCCTCGTCGAGCACGAGGACGGGGGCGTCGGCGAGCAACGCCCGTGCGATGGACAGGCGTTGGGCCTCTCCTCCGGAGAGGGTGACGGCCGTGCCGAGTTCGGTCGCGTAGCCGTCGGGCAGCTCCGTGATCCGGTCGTGGATGCGGGCGGCGCGGGCGCACCGTTCGACTTCCTCGTCGGTGGCTTCGGGGCGGCCGAGCCGGATGTTGTCGGCGACGCCGGCCCGCAGCAGCCGTACGTCCTGGAGGACGAAGCCCACCCTTCGGTACAGCTCGGTGGCGGGGATGTCCCGCAGGTCGGCGCCGCCGAGTGTCACCGTGCCGGCCGTGACGTCGTGGAAGCGGGGCAGCAGCGAGGCCAGGGTGGACTTGCCCGAGCCGGAGGGGCCGACGAGCGCGGTGACGGTGCCGGGCGCGAGGTCGAGGTCGACTCCGCTGAGGACGTCGGTGTTCCCGTCGTAGGAGAAGGACACCGCGCGCAGACGGACGTGGTGGCCGTCGGGGA is a genomic window containing:
- a CDS encoding alpha/beta fold hydrolase — translated: MNHTRLAHRPKGRALRATALLAITACTLTACGNGHDDASASASSPAASAPAAGASSPAASPGAEGPSDSALRMIANGGHRLAFHVTPGHLPAIVLDAGGGEDSSQWKEIAPRLHSATGSQIITYDRAGMGASDEVPGPWKVENAVSDLEAGLRELGVTRNVVLVAHSQAGEVATYFTRDNPRLVSGAVLIDASLPQLYTDEQIARLVAATAPQVEAARKDTSKKANRQLIATAESYVPLHEAYHEVTWPSSVPATVVVSEKTPFDGSPQDARRWREAAAEFAAAAPNRALVTAWGSSHAIPHDRPGLVLEEIERMLGRLS
- a CDS encoding ABC transporter ATP-binding protein translates to MIRQLYRVLGPEGSRPLNRLLLLQCGAAVLQGAAFALLVPVLKALLGTDPADVRPWLAAFAGCVIAYAALQGAALSGGFTVGSQLSRVLHRRLADQALRLPLGWFTAGRTAEFSRLAGQNVIQVMSTPAHLLRPFISSVLTPVTLIAATFFFDVRTGLVLLVCAPVLYAVQQGSTSLMRRLDLGRDAAIGESADRVLEYTRNQPVLRAFGRTAEGYGALDDALVAEARADRRLIVRGLPGLVSFTFATRLVFALLLALGVSWQLDGSLTVPTLLALLVLLVRLIDSVSSAAEAGAGMRIARNTLERLGAVLDEPPFPQPAEPQTPHDASVEFTGVTFRYGAGGTGERAVLDDVTFRLPERSMTALVGPSGAGKTTVASLIARFRDTTQGTVRIGGVDVRDITADDLAAHVSLVFQDVYLFDGTIEENVRIAAPDADSADLAEAAALSGLDRVIGELPDGWDTKVGEGGARLSGGQRQRVSIARALLKDAPILVLDEATAALDQENEALFAEAVRVLADRKTLLVIAHRLSTVVHADQILVLENGRITERGTHDDLITACGTYASFWQRRARAHGWRLEGARP
- the arr gene encoding NAD(+)--rifampin ADP-ribosyltransferase yields the protein MDEVLDEGPFFYGTKAELRVGDHLTAGFRSNYRPEVVMNHIYFTALRDGAGLAAELAAGAGTPRVYCVEPTGEFENDPNVTDKKFPGNPTRSYRSGEPLRIVGEVTDWTRQTPEALQMWRDRLAAILLDGRGEIIN
- the ctaD gene encoding aa3-type cytochrome oxidase subunit I, producing MTTVHEPPRPEAGEYYSDELPLRGKTPGNVVIKWLTTTDHKTIGTLYLVTSFAFFLIGGVMALVMRAELARPGLQIVSNEQYNQAFTMHGTIMLLMFATPLFSGFANWIMPLQIGAPDVAFPRLNMFAYWLYLFGSTIAVGGFLTPQGAADFGWFAYNPLSNAEHSPGLGSELWIMGLAFSGFGTILGSVNFITTIICMRAPGMTMFRMPIFTWNVLLTGVLVLLAFPVLAAALFALEADRKFGAHIFDSSNGGALLWQHLFWFFGHPEVYIIALPFFGIVSEIIPVFSRKPIFGYMGLIGATIAIAGLSVTVWAHHMYVTGGVLLPFFSFMTFLIAVPTGVKFFNWIGTMWKGSLSFETPMLWSTGFLITFLFGGLTGVILASPPLDFHVSDSYFVVAHFHYVVFGTVVFAMFAGFHFWWPKFTGKLLDERLGKITFWTLFIGFHGTFLVQHWLGAEGMPRRYADYLAADGFTALNTVSTIASFLLGLSMLPFLYNVWKTAKYGKPVGVDDPWGYGRSLEWATSCPPPRHNFCTLPRIRSESPAFDLHHFDLTSLDQKENTGRRDVIDAAGHEGERS
- a CDS encoding salicylate synthase, with product MSNGLRNTWDSWARSVRPLSHASTLEPSPDPAATAARLARARLTDQYIVYEAEGGVWHFAAGSAVSLTAHANSVTARAAGRTWTSRTEGRPVPAFAAALSTLSATHGTSEGARPFYGWAAFELAHLLHADPEAAGDQPLLHALVPAVEVTFTREGTVVRAVDEAWLRKVADLLAEESAEQPPPDGRTPEAAERVIAAGIAAYGSAVARTVEDIRAGLLEKAVVSRKVPLPAAPAVDFAATYLAGRRSNTPARSYLLDLGGYRAAGFSPETVLEITENGRVSTQPLAGTRAHGLDPAENDRRRAELLRDPKEIHEHAVSVRQAWDEMAAVCRPGSVVAEEFMAVRPRGSVQHLASRLTGRLRENAGPWNAFASLFPAITATGVSKRDALQALARHEEGPRGLYGGAVFRGSTAGALDAALVLRTLIGDGEETWLRAGAGVTAQSSPDREIEETCEKLRSVAPYLRFTTD
- a CDS encoding chaplin — its product is MRAIVTAGFLAVSGALVLGGAGAASADSGAQGTAVGSPGVASGNVVQVPVHVPVNVCGNTVNVIGLLNPAFGNSCANVSDHGWSMGH